TTGCGATGATTCTGGGCTTTAGGTGCCATTGAGTAATTTAACTGGAACTGTGCTGTtacaataaatattgcattaaaCAGTCACAGAGGTGATTGTATATTCTCCATTGATAACCCTAAGATGGATTTGACTGTGTGGGAAGTGTGTTATGCGAGGTGCTAATATGAATAGGATTCTTCTACGTAATGTGTTATGTTTGAAACAGGTCATAGGTCAACGGGGGTCATGACCTCTTTTTGAGTCTCTGAGACACCCTCCTAGATCCTGTTCTCACTCTAAAATAAAGCATGCGTGACCATTTAAACAAATGggattgtatatttttttattatatatatatttattatattttatttagtcattcttctacatgtgtggacatataGTGGAACAAAATGTCATGTCTTGCAGGACCACAGTGTTAcataattaaacataaatataagCATACACCAATAGAAATAAACAATCACATATGACTGCTCTTTTGTTGATCtcgattgcttctgttgtccacatttgtaagtcgattaggataaaagcatctacaaaatgactaaatgtaaattcaaaTGCTGCAATAACTTTTGCTGATGAATTCAGGATGCATTTAGTAGAGCGTCCAATCCTGCTCCGGGACGGCCAGTGTCCGGTTTGCCTGAGTTTACCTCCAACCAGCTTCAACACAATTGCATGGAAGTTTCTAGAGACTCTGAAGACCTTGTTTAGTTGGTTTAGGTGTGTCTATTTAGGACTGGAGTTAAACTTTGCAGGAAAACGCAGGATTGGACAGTCCTGATTTGGCATGAGAGGAATGCTAGAGGACTGAATACTTTGACTTATTAAACTTTCTTAGGCATTTCTGCAATGTTGACCAAGGCGGAGCAAAGCGGGACGAAATATGTTCTCTTGTATATGTTCAAAACTCAGCAAAACAGGTTTAACATACTACTGACGTTTTTTAAAAACCCTAAAATGTTAGTTTTACATAATATACACATTCTTCAAGTTTAGTGAtacaaagcaaaaaagaaaaggcAGTTGATGATATCTGTTTAAAAGTTCATGATTTCTTTATCTGAATCATTGTGAATTCGTTTGAACAAGACAAATACACATGGACTCACATGACAATGTTTATATTTGGGTGACTCTTAGTAACATGCGTCTGTGTTGTTCAACCATACATAAATCTAATCTAGTAAAACCAATGTCCATGTTATCAGGTGTTCAGTCTGACAACTGTTGCTCAAGTTTAAGTGAGATTTTACTGATAACAGACCAGAAGCCCATGACGCCCCACCCAAAGGTATTTGCGTCAGAGGAGTGTTCCGCTTGTCGCGCGCGTCAGACGCGGGGTGGAGCGGCGGAAGCGGCGGCTTTATAAGAAACCGGCGGCTTGAGCGACGCTTCAGGAATTTTTAAAGCTCTTGTATTCATTCTCGCGTCTCGTTATCATTTCATTCTCGATTCATTTCTATCGCTTTTATTGGTAAATCGTAGCGTACGTTTGTGTCTAACTTTACCACACATCGCCACAGAGTAACATCGACATTTCCGTTCCGTATTCGTGAAGGATCTGATCAGCGATTTTAATCATGTTTCCTGAGAGCAGCTCTGGGTAAACGATTTTTGTTTTCGAATCTAATTTTCTGtctttattttgtcttttgaaaGTGAACTGGTTGAGTTCTAGTTTCTTTCGATGGTGATGTAACAGCATAGTAACGTTACAGGGAGTTTAGTTGGATGGTTAAAGTCGACCTATAATAATTAATCCGTTCATTCCTACATTAACAGTGTAGGCTATTTTTGAGTTTAACCGAATTTTAGCAGTGACGAGCACGTGGTGATGCGCGGGCGCGCGTGACTTGAACAGTTGCCAGGGAAGCGAATGACCGTTACTTAAGCGAATGTTTCCTGATTTAAACGCGGGGGTAAGATAGAACTCTTTGAAGTACATAAATTGGAGGGAAGTGCTTTTTGGACATTGGCTAGTTATTTTGAGAACAGATATTGTTTTGTCAATTGATTGCATTGAAATTCAATTGTAAATCTAATTTGAtttttatgttactttttttGTGCAGAGGCCAGAGTACTAATCATAAAGATGCTCTGTCACAGGAGGTTTATTTTAGTAGTCAGCCGCTGACATTACAGCCCTGATGTGTCAGAAAGTGTCTCATGTTTCAGATTTGCCAGGATATTTTTATTTGGTATCTAAAGGCTTCATAGGCAGTCATACGCTACAGTATTCAACAGTTCAACTTAGTTATGTTGTTATATAATATGTAGTTATGCACTACATATGCAAATGCTATTGTACATATCTCAGTTGTGTAAGTATATTGTATAAAAGTGTAATGCAACTGTGTGTGACATTTCAAGGTTTTCAGGATGGGAAACATGCATGTGCTGTGAATTCAGTGTGCTGGAAACACATTTGGTTGCAGTCATGTGAGGGGCCTGATGAACTCATTTTTTCCATTCTCTCTTCGCAGGTACAGTTATGAGGATTGCCAGGCCACAGCTGACTGGCTTCTGTCCCAGACTGCAGTGCGTCCTCTGGTGGGCATAGTGTGTGGTTCCGGTTTGGGTGGACTGGCTGACGCCTTGAAAGACCAGGTGGTCTTTAACTACAGGGACATCCCCAACTTCCCCCAAAGTACAGGTGCGGTCGACTGTATAATATAGAATATTGTGTACCTTATCTTGTAAAAACCATTACTGAATCTGTCCATTTCTTTCTATTCTGCAGTGCACGGTCACGCTGGACGTCTGGTGTTTGGCACTTTGAAGGGCAGACCTTGTGTCTGCATGCAGGGCCGGTTTCATCTCTATGAGGGATATCCCATCCAAAAGGTACGAGCACCCTataatacacacatgcacattctGGCTGGTCAAGAGTCCAAAACATGTAATCAATACGGCTCTTCGTCAGTCTGACAGTTAAATCCTTGGTGCTGATCCAAGCCTCTGGGTTTAAGAAGGGTTTACttctgtatatttaaatattactgaaACTGCAAGTCACACAAACCTGAAGGACTCTGACCTGAAGATCCTTCTTAACCAGGAATTAACTATATTTGATCCACACATGACCTTATTGAAAACCAAATTAGTTTTAACAGGTTGCGTTGTGTGCCTGATTGAAGTTTAAACCCTTTGACCCTGTGGAATGCAGACCAGAACACTTATAGTATTTACACAGGTTATTTTTGCTCTAGTTTAATACTTTCTAATAATATCTCCAAAGTCTGATATCTGATGCTtgatcaacaataaaaaaaaaaacaaacaaacagcaaagatgtgaccctggatcacaaaaccagtcattaaaaattgaataaataatctttccattgatgtatggtttgttaggataggatcatatttggccgagatgcaactatttgaaaatctggaatcagagggtgcaaaaaaaacctgagctacttatgactggttttgtgctgcaGAGTCACAAATGGAACACAACTGATGTGAGGTTCAAAGCATCTCAAACTAAGGTTGTTCTGTTTTAGATTACATTGCCTATGCGGATCTTCAAACTATTGGGTGTGGAGACCGTGATTCTCACCAACGCTGCTGGCGGTCTAAACCAGGACTATAAAGTAGGCGACATCATGATCATCAAAGATCATCTCAACATGCCTGGATTTGCTGGAAACAACCCACTGGCTGGACCCAATGACGAAAGGCATGTTTATTTAGTTCCTTGAATCACCACTGTTATGTAACGGATCCACAGAGATTCCACACTTGCTCCTGTAGAAACCGTTCACTATATAAGCCTTTACCTTTTTAGGTTTGGCGTTCGTTTCCCCTGCATGTCTGACGCATATGATCGAGAACTCCAGCAGCTGGCGCTCGATGTAGGTTCAGAGCTCGGTTACAGTGACTTCCTGCGAGAGGGCGTGTACTGTGTTCTAGGCGGACCGTCGTTCGAGACGATCGCAGAGTGCCGCATGCTGCACAAACTGGGAGCTGATGCTGTCGGTAAGAGTATTGACCGCTGTAAAGCCTCTTTTAACCAACCAGAACATGCTATGCTATTGTAGCATGGTATTTATGATATAAAATAATGTGACAGAGTATTGTGAAGTTCTCTGACAGGCTGAAAAGAGCATTCGAACTGACAACAGTTAGTATTCCTgtaggtcatgggttcgattgcCAGGGAATGCCTAAACTAATGAAATGTTATACAAGCCTCCTATAtataaagcatctgccaaatgcagaaatgtaaatgtgaccGTTTAAAATTTAACTATGCAAATTAACAGTGATGATGTAACAAAATAGCTGGAAAGCattcattttcaatatttttcaagGCAGCTAAGGACAGTTTTCAACTTAAAACAGG
The genomic region above belongs to Carassius carassius chromosome 3, fCarCar2.1, whole genome shotgun sequence and contains:
- the LOC132115870 gene encoding purine nucleoside phosphorylase-like, whose amino-acid sequence is MFPESSSGYSYEDCQATADWLLSQTAVRPLVGIVCGSGLGGLADALKDQVVFNYRDIPNFPQSTVHGHAGRLVFGTLKGRPCVCMQGRFHLYEGYPIQKITLPMRIFKLLGVETVILTNAAGGLNQDYKVGDIMIIKDHLNMPGFAGNNPLAGPNDERFGVRFPCMSDAYDRELQQLALDVGSELGYSDFLREGVYCVLGGPSFETIAECRMLHKLGADAVGMSTVHEVIVARHCGMRVFALSLITNKAVMDYDSEEKANHEEVLQTGKQRAEQLERLVSTLITRIEHNNNFA